CGACCCGGCCAGGCCCACCAAGGTCTCCGTCCTGCTCAGATCCACGTGCCGGCGTGCCTCGTCCAGGGCGGCCCGCACGTCGGCGCGCGCTCCCTCAAGTTCCGCGGGCGTCGGCGGGTCGGAGCGCATGTGCCGCTCGGTCATCCGCACGCAACCGACATTCATCGACCAGGCCCCCTGCGGGGCATTGTCGCCCAGCACGATTTCCGTCGATCCGCCGCCCAGGTCCACGACCAGGTACGGGCCCGGGTACACCCCACCGAAGACCCCGGTGGCGCCGCGAAACGACAAGGCGGCCTCCTCTTGCCCGGAGATAACCTCGGGGACCACGCCAAGGATCTGCTTGACCCCGTCGAAGAATGCGTCGCGGTTCGAGGCGTCGCGCGTCGCCGATGTGGCAACAAACCGCACCCGCGTCGCGCCCAGTTCGTCGATCCGCGCCTTGTAGGCGCGCGTTTGCGCGAGCGTTCGCTCCAGCGCGACCGGGTCCAGTTGCCCGGTACGGTCGACGCCCTGCCCCAGGCGGACCACGGTCATGGTGCGCTCAAGATCGCGCAGCGTGCTGGTCCGCGGATCGACGTCGGCCACCAGCAACCGGATCGAGTTGGTGCCGCAATCGATGGCCGCGACGCGCGTTGGTTGTTCAGTCATGACGCTCATTTCTAGGTAAGGGGGCTACCATAATCATGCGGATTCCGCGTCGGAGTGCGGGCGCGCCACGCATTGGCACCGGGCGGGGTCGTAGAGCCGGGCCCGGATCGCCATGGCCAGCGCCTCGTCCCCGAGCGGGTTGATGCCGGGGCCGGCGCTAAGCGCGTGCGCGAAAAGAACGTGGAGGCATTTGACCCGGGTGGGCATGCCGCCCGCCGAGATCCCGGCGATTTCGGGGACATCCCCAAGCGCCTCCCGCTCGGCCAGGTAGGCGCGGTGCGCCGCACCGTAGGCTGCGGCCAGGCGCGCATCCGCCTCCAGCCTCGCCGTCATCTCCTTCATCACGCCCGCTGCCTCAAGGGTGCTTGCCGCCGCGGTGAGCGCCGGATGGGTCAGGTAGAACAGCGTCGGGAACGGGGTGCCGTCCGGCAGGCGCGGCGCGGTCTTGACCGCGAGCGGGCGACCGCACGCGCACCGCGCGCTGATCCCGACGATGCCGCGCGGGGTGCGGCCCAACTGCCAGTTCACCTCGGCGATGTCACCGGGGGAAGGGGTGTGGGAGCGCTCGTCCTGCGATGTACTGAGCCGCGATATCGCCAGGCGATCCGCATCGCTCAACGTTGCCGGCGGGAACTGTTCGGTGGTCGTTTCGGGTGCTTGCACCCCACTATTGTGCCTGCATCCGCGCACCGACATTTGCATAACGGACGAGGCCCGCGCCCCCGCCGCACCTGTTTTCCGATTAGTTATTGGTTCGCGGACGGGTCGGCGGCGCTCGCCGATTCGGCACTCACGTTGGAGTTTCCGGCGACCTCGATCGACTCCCAGAGCGTCCCGTACCAGGAGTCTTCCTTGCCGATCGGGAACGTGACCGCCCCCGGCTCGATGGCCTGCCCCGTCTTGGGATTAGTCTCATCGACGACGGTTTGCGGGTCGATCACGCGGTAACGGGTTTCGCCGTCGTAGCCGTAGCTGAGGCGCTCGCGCGCCTGCGCTTCCACGTATTTCTGGTCCGACCAGCGATCAATTTCGGTCTGCAACTGTGAGTTCGTCGATTTCGCCTGCGATAGCTGCTGTTCGAGTTGGCGCGTCTGAGACTGCTGGTCGACGTAACGCATCGCCGTCGGGACCACGACCGCCAGGGCGCCCAACGCCGCAATCGCCATGATGAGCACCCGCACCGAGGTCGGGCCGACCCACCGCAACCGCTCGGGGCGGGGGCGGTCGACGGATACGCGCGGGCTCATGGGTTCGATTTTGCCGCCCGTACCTGGGAATCGAGCTCGCGGCGCGCGGGGGTGACGCCACCTGGTCCCCGCCAACCGCGCCGGCGCGGCGCGCCCGCAACCGTCAGCCCGCGCGCGACGCCCGATACCCGGCCTTCTGCGCGCCAGCGGCAGTCGCGAAGCACTGCTCGGCCTTCGTCACCTTGTAGTAGCGGCCGCCAGGCACGTGGTAGATCATCGAATTCCGGTTCCCCTTGATCGGGGCGGACGACGGGCATGAGCCACCCGCGCGGGGCGCCACGGGAGCCGACGACTTGCTCGATTTGGTCTTCGATTTCTTTCGCTTCTTCGTTGATGTGACCTTCGCGGCGGCGACGGAGAGGGCCGAGCGGTAGGTGCGCTGCCCGGGGCAGCCCGACAAGACGCGCTTCATCGCTGATTTTTCGGCGGCGGTCACCCACAGGTTGTATTTCGCCTTCACGGAAATCTGCCGCGCGACAT
This is a stretch of genomic DNA from Rarobacter incanus. It encodes these proteins:
- a CDS encoding Ppx/GppA phosphatase family protein translates to MTEQPTRVAAIDCGTNSIRLLVADVDPRTSTLRDLERTMTVVRLGQGVDRTGQLDPVALERTLAQTRAYKARIDELGATRVRFVATSATRDASNRDAFFDGVKQILGVVPEVISGQEEAALSFRGATGVFGGVYPGPYLVVDLGGGSTEIVLGDNAPQGAWSMNVGCVRMTERHMRSDPPTPAELEGARADVRAALDEARRHVDLSRTETLVGLAGSITTVTALALGLDRYDPARINGAMLTPEQVQEAARALYTGDRDYRAGLGFMHPGRVDVIAAGALVWSEVVARVCAEVAGAGRTLSRVLTSEHDILDGIAWSLVD
- a CDS encoding FtsB family cell division protein, whose translation is MSPRVSVDRPRPERLRWVGPTSVRVLIMAIAALGALAVVVPTAMRYVDQQSQTRQLEQQLSQAKSTNSQLQTEIDRWSDQKYVEAQARERLSYGYDGETRYRVIDPQTVVDETNPKTGQAIEPGAVTFPIGKEDSWYGTLWESIEVAGNSNVSAESASAADPSANQ
- a CDS encoding DUF501 domain-containing protein encodes the protein MSRLSTSQDERSHTPSPGDIAEVNWQLGRTPRGIVGISARCACGRPLAVKTAPRLPDGTPFPTLFYLTHPALTAAASTLEAAGVMKEMTARLEADARLAAAYGAAHRAYLAEREALGDVPEIAGISAGGMPTRVKCLHVLFAHALSAGPGINPLGDEALAMAIRARLYDPARCQCVARPHSDAESA